Proteins encoded by one window of Hippoglossus hippoglossus isolate fHipHip1 chromosome 15, fHipHip1.pri, whole genome shotgun sequence:
- the arhgap22 gene encoding rho GTPase-activating protein 22 isoform X2 produces MIPSRSPLTSDKPKDLAARSKSMVLGELSRVSRPCSPLDQEKALKVGWLKRQRSIMKNWQLRWFILRTEALYFYKDQDETKAQGCILLQGSQVKELPANQDEPGRHLFEIVPGGAGEKDRSGISHESFLLMANSQSDMEEWVRAIRRVIWAPLGGGVFGQHLEETMLYEAQCGPQRTVPVLVEQCACFMREHGLEEEGLFRAPGQTNHVRELQDAFDRGEKPVFDSTTDVHTVASLLKLFIRELPEPIIPFSKYTQFISCAQLLTKDKELGIIELGKQVKSLPQVNYNLLKYICRFLDEVQSHSNENKMSVQNLATVFGPNILRPRVEDPVTMMEGSNQVQHLMTVLISEHSRLYQHEEPETEIDIPRQQPQSLAQRCTVEWMSHEDAEPPPSSGTSATTPKEKLQSSTPSSESKLEAPSPITVIEKGEDDQDEGKSKSGPEEKVDEKADIKTEVKSGGEVAVSPSKQSKALPSWRSSFKGSAASGGPRGKIGGSAGDVSAAGGSNWLMNGLSSFRAHRRTTSSGERLKDSTLSLKDSTLSLKESTLSIKDSQRDSDDDSARTPLAHRALHQSHRLSAYDNVAPSSLSLPAESPIWSSFEISLAEPEVSDRAVNVAQGQERPTEVRDSTNTSDHSASGAEDDPAEGDEGLTNMLTHLKEELKRQRTSYEASIRKLEESCSKYQSQVNRLEEELDQEKKKFHMLEIRLRNSERANKDAENRNILLQQEMEDFFKTLGDLTTGATQTN; encoded by the exons CACGCTCCAAGAGCATGGTGCTCGGAGAGCTGTCCCGGGTGTCCAGGCCCTGCTCGCCTCTGGATCAGGAGAAAGCACTGAAGGTGGGCTGGCTGAAGAG GCAGCGCAGTATCATGAAGAACTGGCAGCTGCGTTGGTTCATCCTAAGGACTGAGGCTCTGTATTTCTACAAGGACCAGGATGAAACCAAGGCACAG GGTTGTATCCTTCTTCAGGGCAGCCAGGTCAAAGAGCTGCCGGCCAATCAGGATGAGCCTGGTCGCCACCTTTTTGAAATTGTTCCAG GTGGGGCTGGAGAAAAGGATCGATCAGGTATAAGCCATGAATCATTCCTGCTGATGGCCAACTCTCAGAGTGACATGGAGGAATGGGTCAGAGCCATACGGAGAGTCATATGGGCTCCGCTTGGAGGAG GAGTCTTTGGGCAGCACTTGGAGGAGACCATGTTGTACGAGGCCCAGTGTGGCCCCCAGCGAACGGTCCCTGTGCTGGTCGAACAGTGTGCGTGTTTCATGCGTGAACATGGGCTTGAGGAGGAGGGCCTTTTCAGGGCCCCTGGACAGACCAATCACGTTCGAGAGCTGCAGGACGCATTTGATCGTGGCGAGAAGCCGGTGTTTGACAG TACCACAGATGTCCACACAGTGGCATCGCTGCTAAAGCTGTTCATACGGGAGCTGCCTGAGCCTATTATCCCATTCTCCAAATACACACAGTTTATTTCTTGTGCTCAGCTACTTACCAAGGATAAAGAACTg gGAATCATAGAGCTCGGCAAACAGGTGAAATCTCTTCCTCAGGTCAACTACAACCTCCTTAAATACATCTGCAG GTTCCTGGATGAGGTTCAGTCTCACTCCAACGAGAACAAGATGAGTGTTCAGAACCTGGCCACTGTGTTTGGACCCAATATCCTTCGGCCCAGGGTAGAGGATCCAGTAACAATGATGGAGG GAAGTAACCAGGTACAGCATCTGATGACTGTGCTGATCAGTGAACACTCCCGACTTTACCAACACGAAGAGCCAGAAACAGAAATCGACATCCCTCGACAGCAACCTCAGAGTCTTGCCCAACGGTGCACAGTGGAATGGATGTCACACGAAGACGCTGAACCCCCACCCTCCTCAGGCACAAGCGCCACAACACCCAAGGAGAAACTCCAATCTTCCACCCCATCTTCAGAGAGTAAGCTGGAAGCCCCAAGCCCCATTACAGTGATAGAGAAGGGCGAGGATGATCAGGATGAAGGGAAGAGCAAAAGTGGGCCAGAGGAGAAAGTTGATGAAAAAGCAGATATCAAAACTGAAGTGAAAAGTGGGGGTGAAGTCGCCGTTAGTCCCAGTAAACAGTCCAAAGCACTTCCGTCCTGGAGGAGCTCCTTCAAGGGCAGTGCAGCATCTGGGGGGCCAAGGGGGAAAATAGGGGGGTCGGCGGGGGATGTGTCAGCAGCTGGTGGGAGCAACTGGCTGATGAATGGCCTGTCGTCCTTCCGAGCTCACCGCCGCACCACGTCATCTGGTGAGAGGCTGAAAGATTCGACCCTGTCTCTGAAGGACTCAACCCTCTCCCTTAAAGAGAGCACTCTCTCAATTAAGGACTCGCAGAGAGACTCAGATGACGACTCCGCTCGAACGCCCCTCGCTCACAGGGCCCTCCACCAATCGCACAGACTGTCCGCCTATGACAACGTTGCCCCGTCCAGTCTGAGCCTGCCTGCTGAATCCCCGATTTGGTCGTCCTTTGAGATCTCGCTGGCCGAACCAGAGGTAAGCGATAGGGCAGTCAATGTAGCGCAGGGTCAAGAGAGACCCACAGAGGTGAGGGACAGTACAAATACTTCAGATCACAGTGCAAGTGGTGCTGAGGACGATCCCGCAGAAGGAGATGAAGGTCTCACCAACATGCTCACCCATCTcaaggaggagctgaagaggcAGAGGACGAGTTATGAAGCCTCCATTCGCAA GTTGGAGGAGTCCTGCTCTAAGTACCAGTCCCAGGTAAACCGCCTCGAGGAGGAGCTGGatcaggagaagaagaagttccACATGCTGGAGATCCGACTCAGGAATTCAGAGCGAGCAAATAAAGACGCGGAGAACCGAAACATCCTCCTCCAGCAAGAGATGGAGGACTTCTTCAAAACCCTCGGAGATCTGACGACAGGAGCAACACAGACCAACTAG
- the arhgap22 gene encoding rho GTPase-activating protein 22 isoform X3, with protein MLSPKIKQARRARSKSMVLGELSRVSRPCSPLDQEKALKVGWLKRQRSIMKNWQLRWFILRTEALYFYKDQDETKAQGCILLQGSQVKELPANQDEPGRHLFEIVPVAFSGGAGEKDRSGISHESFLLMANSQSDMEEWVRAIRRVIWAPLGGGVFGQHLEETMLYEAQCGPQRTVPVLVEQCACFMREHGLEEEGLFRAPGQTNHVRELQDAFDRGEKPVFDSTTDVHTVASLLKLFIRELPEPIIPFSKYTQFISCAQLLTKDKELGIIELGKQVKSLPQVNYNLLKYICRFLDEVQSHSNENKMSVQNLATVFGPNILRPRVEDPVTMMEGSNQVQHLMTVLISEHSRLYQHEEPETEIDIPRQQPQSLAQRCTVEWMSHEDAEPPPSSGTSATTPKEKLQSSTPSSESKLEAPSPITVIEKGEDDQDEGKSKSGPEEKVDEKADIKTEVKSGGEVAVSPSKQSKALPSWRSSFKGSAASGGPRGKIGGSAGDVSAAGGSNWLMNGLSSFRAHRRTTSSGERLKDSTLSLKDSTLSLKESTLSIKDSQRDSDDDSARTPLAHRALHQSHRLSAYDNVAPSSLSLPAESPIWSSFEISLAEPEVSDRAVNVAQGQERPTEVRDSTNTSDHSASGAEDDPAEGDEGLTNMLTHLKEELKRQRTSYEASIRKLEESCSKYQSQVNRLEEELDQEKKKFHMLEIRLRNSERANKDAENRNILLQQEMEDFFKTLGDLTTGATQTN; from the exons CACGCTCCAAGAGCATGGTGCTCGGAGAGCTGTCCCGGGTGTCCAGGCCCTGCTCGCCTCTGGATCAGGAGAAAGCACTGAAGGTGGGCTGGCTGAAGAG GCAGCGCAGTATCATGAAGAACTGGCAGCTGCGTTGGTTCATCCTAAGGACTGAGGCTCTGTATTTCTACAAGGACCAGGATGAAACCAAGGCACAG GGTTGTATCCTTCTTCAGGGCAGCCAGGTCAAAGAGCTGCCGGCCAATCAGGATGAGCCTGGTCGCCACCTTTTTGAAATTGTTCCAG TTGCGTTTTCAGGTGGGGCTGGAGAAAAGGATCGATCAGGTATAAGCCATGAATCATTCCTGCTGATGGCCAACTCTCAGAGTGACATGGAGGAATGGGTCAGAGCCATACGGAGAGTCATATGGGCTCCGCTTGGAGGAG GAGTCTTTGGGCAGCACTTGGAGGAGACCATGTTGTACGAGGCCCAGTGTGGCCCCCAGCGAACGGTCCCTGTGCTGGTCGAACAGTGTGCGTGTTTCATGCGTGAACATGGGCTTGAGGAGGAGGGCCTTTTCAGGGCCCCTGGACAGACCAATCACGTTCGAGAGCTGCAGGACGCATTTGATCGTGGCGAGAAGCCGGTGTTTGACAG TACCACAGATGTCCACACAGTGGCATCGCTGCTAAAGCTGTTCATACGGGAGCTGCCTGAGCCTATTATCCCATTCTCCAAATACACACAGTTTATTTCTTGTGCTCAGCTACTTACCAAGGATAAAGAACTg gGAATCATAGAGCTCGGCAAACAGGTGAAATCTCTTCCTCAGGTCAACTACAACCTCCTTAAATACATCTGCAG GTTCCTGGATGAGGTTCAGTCTCACTCCAACGAGAACAAGATGAGTGTTCAGAACCTGGCCACTGTGTTTGGACCCAATATCCTTCGGCCCAGGGTAGAGGATCCAGTAACAATGATGGAGG GAAGTAACCAGGTACAGCATCTGATGACTGTGCTGATCAGTGAACACTCCCGACTTTACCAACACGAAGAGCCAGAAACAGAAATCGACATCCCTCGACAGCAACCTCAGAGTCTTGCCCAACGGTGCACAGTGGAATGGATGTCACACGAAGACGCTGAACCCCCACCCTCCTCAGGCACAAGCGCCACAACACCCAAGGAGAAACTCCAATCTTCCACCCCATCTTCAGAGAGTAAGCTGGAAGCCCCAAGCCCCATTACAGTGATAGAGAAGGGCGAGGATGATCAGGATGAAGGGAAGAGCAAAAGTGGGCCAGAGGAGAAAGTTGATGAAAAAGCAGATATCAAAACTGAAGTGAAAAGTGGGGGTGAAGTCGCCGTTAGTCCCAGTAAACAGTCCAAAGCACTTCCGTCCTGGAGGAGCTCCTTCAAGGGCAGTGCAGCATCTGGGGGGCCAAGGGGGAAAATAGGGGGGTCGGCGGGGGATGTGTCAGCAGCTGGTGGGAGCAACTGGCTGATGAATGGCCTGTCGTCCTTCCGAGCTCACCGCCGCACCACGTCATCTGGTGAGAGGCTGAAAGATTCGACCCTGTCTCTGAAGGACTCAACCCTCTCCCTTAAAGAGAGCACTCTCTCAATTAAGGACTCGCAGAGAGACTCAGATGACGACTCCGCTCGAACGCCCCTCGCTCACAGGGCCCTCCACCAATCGCACAGACTGTCCGCCTATGACAACGTTGCCCCGTCCAGTCTGAGCCTGCCTGCTGAATCCCCGATTTGGTCGTCCTTTGAGATCTCGCTGGCCGAACCAGAGGTAAGCGATAGGGCAGTCAATGTAGCGCAGGGTCAAGAGAGACCCACAGAGGTGAGGGACAGTACAAATACTTCAGATCACAGTGCAAGTGGTGCTGAGGACGATCCCGCAGAAGGAGATGAAGGTCTCACCAACATGCTCACCCATCTcaaggaggagctgaagaggcAGAGGACGAGTTATGAAGCCTCCATTCGCAA GTTGGAGGAGTCCTGCTCTAAGTACCAGTCCCAGGTAAACCGCCTCGAGGAGGAGCTGGatcaggagaagaagaagttccACATGCTGGAGATCCGACTCAGGAATTCAGAGCGAGCAAATAAAGACGCGGAGAACCGAAACATCCTCCTCCAGCAAGAGATGGAGGACTTCTTCAAAACCCTCGGAGATCTGACGACAGGAGCAACACAGACCAACTAG
- the arhgap22 gene encoding rho GTPase-activating protein 22 isoform X1 — MIPSRSPLTSDKPKDLAARSKSMVLGELSRVSRPCSPLDQEKALKVGWLKRQRSIMKNWQLRWFILRTEALYFYKDQDETKAQGCILLQGSQVKELPANQDEPGRHLFEIVPVAFSGGAGEKDRSGISHESFLLMANSQSDMEEWVRAIRRVIWAPLGGGVFGQHLEETMLYEAQCGPQRTVPVLVEQCACFMREHGLEEEGLFRAPGQTNHVRELQDAFDRGEKPVFDSTTDVHTVASLLKLFIRELPEPIIPFSKYTQFISCAQLLTKDKELGIIELGKQVKSLPQVNYNLLKYICRFLDEVQSHSNENKMSVQNLATVFGPNILRPRVEDPVTMMEGSNQVQHLMTVLISEHSRLYQHEEPETEIDIPRQQPQSLAQRCTVEWMSHEDAEPPPSSGTSATTPKEKLQSSTPSSESKLEAPSPITVIEKGEDDQDEGKSKSGPEEKVDEKADIKTEVKSGGEVAVSPSKQSKALPSWRSSFKGSAASGGPRGKIGGSAGDVSAAGGSNWLMNGLSSFRAHRRTTSSGERLKDSTLSLKDSTLSLKESTLSIKDSQRDSDDDSARTPLAHRALHQSHRLSAYDNVAPSSLSLPAESPIWSSFEISLAEPEVSDRAVNVAQGQERPTEVRDSTNTSDHSASGAEDDPAEGDEGLTNMLTHLKEELKRQRTSYEASIRKLEESCSKYQSQVNRLEEELDQEKKKFHMLEIRLRNSERANKDAENRNILLQQEMEDFFKTLGDLTTGATQTN; from the exons CACGCTCCAAGAGCATGGTGCTCGGAGAGCTGTCCCGGGTGTCCAGGCCCTGCTCGCCTCTGGATCAGGAGAAAGCACTGAAGGTGGGCTGGCTGAAGAG GCAGCGCAGTATCATGAAGAACTGGCAGCTGCGTTGGTTCATCCTAAGGACTGAGGCTCTGTATTTCTACAAGGACCAGGATGAAACCAAGGCACAG GGTTGTATCCTTCTTCAGGGCAGCCAGGTCAAAGAGCTGCCGGCCAATCAGGATGAGCCTGGTCGCCACCTTTTTGAAATTGTTCCAG TTGCGTTTTCAGGTGGGGCTGGAGAAAAGGATCGATCAGGTATAAGCCATGAATCATTCCTGCTGATGGCCAACTCTCAGAGTGACATGGAGGAATGGGTCAGAGCCATACGGAGAGTCATATGGGCTCCGCTTGGAGGAG GAGTCTTTGGGCAGCACTTGGAGGAGACCATGTTGTACGAGGCCCAGTGTGGCCCCCAGCGAACGGTCCCTGTGCTGGTCGAACAGTGTGCGTGTTTCATGCGTGAACATGGGCTTGAGGAGGAGGGCCTTTTCAGGGCCCCTGGACAGACCAATCACGTTCGAGAGCTGCAGGACGCATTTGATCGTGGCGAGAAGCCGGTGTTTGACAG TACCACAGATGTCCACACAGTGGCATCGCTGCTAAAGCTGTTCATACGGGAGCTGCCTGAGCCTATTATCCCATTCTCCAAATACACACAGTTTATTTCTTGTGCTCAGCTACTTACCAAGGATAAAGAACTg gGAATCATAGAGCTCGGCAAACAGGTGAAATCTCTTCCTCAGGTCAACTACAACCTCCTTAAATACATCTGCAG GTTCCTGGATGAGGTTCAGTCTCACTCCAACGAGAACAAGATGAGTGTTCAGAACCTGGCCACTGTGTTTGGACCCAATATCCTTCGGCCCAGGGTAGAGGATCCAGTAACAATGATGGAGG GAAGTAACCAGGTACAGCATCTGATGACTGTGCTGATCAGTGAACACTCCCGACTTTACCAACACGAAGAGCCAGAAACAGAAATCGACATCCCTCGACAGCAACCTCAGAGTCTTGCCCAACGGTGCACAGTGGAATGGATGTCACACGAAGACGCTGAACCCCCACCCTCCTCAGGCACAAGCGCCACAACACCCAAGGAGAAACTCCAATCTTCCACCCCATCTTCAGAGAGTAAGCTGGAAGCCCCAAGCCCCATTACAGTGATAGAGAAGGGCGAGGATGATCAGGATGAAGGGAAGAGCAAAAGTGGGCCAGAGGAGAAAGTTGATGAAAAAGCAGATATCAAAACTGAAGTGAAAAGTGGGGGTGAAGTCGCCGTTAGTCCCAGTAAACAGTCCAAAGCACTTCCGTCCTGGAGGAGCTCCTTCAAGGGCAGTGCAGCATCTGGGGGGCCAAGGGGGAAAATAGGGGGGTCGGCGGGGGATGTGTCAGCAGCTGGTGGGAGCAACTGGCTGATGAATGGCCTGTCGTCCTTCCGAGCTCACCGCCGCACCACGTCATCTGGTGAGAGGCTGAAAGATTCGACCCTGTCTCTGAAGGACTCAACCCTCTCCCTTAAAGAGAGCACTCTCTCAATTAAGGACTCGCAGAGAGACTCAGATGACGACTCCGCTCGAACGCCCCTCGCTCACAGGGCCCTCCACCAATCGCACAGACTGTCCGCCTATGACAACGTTGCCCCGTCCAGTCTGAGCCTGCCTGCTGAATCCCCGATTTGGTCGTCCTTTGAGATCTCGCTGGCCGAACCAGAGGTAAGCGATAGGGCAGTCAATGTAGCGCAGGGTCAAGAGAGACCCACAGAGGTGAGGGACAGTACAAATACTTCAGATCACAGTGCAAGTGGTGCTGAGGACGATCCCGCAGAAGGAGATGAAGGTCTCACCAACATGCTCACCCATCTcaaggaggagctgaagaggcAGAGGACGAGTTATGAAGCCTCCATTCGCAA GTTGGAGGAGTCCTGCTCTAAGTACCAGTCCCAGGTAAACCGCCTCGAGGAGGAGCTGGatcaggagaagaagaagttccACATGCTGGAGATCCGACTCAGGAATTCAGAGCGAGCAAATAAAGACGCGGAGAACCGAAACATCCTCCTCCAGCAAGAGATGGAGGACTTCTTCAAAACCCTCGGAGATCTGACGACAGGAGCAACACAGACCAACTAG